The region acaagggtctgctacatttacagtttactagatttttattacttttttttattattattattgttgcagctcctgagattttctccttttctccccCATTCAAATACAAAAATTCTTGTGTGCTATGGCCCCTTTTACACCCTCCACAAAGGGTATGGGCTTACTATTGTCAAGCACATTGTATTGGCAGCTTTTAAAGCCATCTCCTTGTTGTTAATGAGAACAGGCCATTGAATGTTGTATGTTGTAAGGGCTTTTTAAACTGAGAATAACCTAGCAACATGTCTCTCACCCCCCACATTTCCACCATCTACCTCCTACTGTTAATAATTGTTAACCTTTTTCCACAACAACACAGGCTGAGACTGCAtcagaaaagacaaaactcaGGAGGGCATTTTGAGCTTGAAACCCAACCATTCTTTTCTTTGCTACTTCCCTTTCTTTTCGCCCCtgcctttgtttttgtctctctcacttTATATTTCAGGTACTATGCTCATGTTCAGTTCTTGCGTGTTTTAAACTGTTGCAGTAAAAAAAGACCTTTGCACCCATTACATTTGGCAGTCACTGCTTGGGGTCTAAGTGCAAAAGGTGCGACTGCCATTCTCTGTCATTTGGCTGTCTTTAGCAACGGTGGCTACAAGCTTTGTAGAGCTTTTGTGGAAAAGGTGAAGGGAAAACTTGGTCAGTCATGGAGAAAGGGAAAAGCTTGTTGAACCGCCAGGGTGCTGTGGCTGATTCTTATTGCTCTGAGGATCTGGGAAGGTGAGGCAAGAAAATGTATCTAGTTACTTGTATCGGCCATTGCTTCTCAAACTGTGTCTCAGATAAGGCAGGGCTGACTTGATtaatatttgagtaaatgttgGCCCATTGgttgtctgtgttttccctGTATTTTAAAATTAGGGCTGGCTGCATGTTTTCTTCCACCAGCCTGTGGGAAAGAATCTTGAAAGGctaagttttttgttttttgtttttttttttaaagccaagGCATTGCCAGACATGTCATGTCCAATTCAGTCTCATATCTGTGCTTCAAATtagattagtttttttttgtgatcaacAGCCCCTGGGTCTGCAAAAAGTTCagttgatttgttgttttctcaaAGATTACTTTGTGAGTCCAGGAAAACGTGCTGGCATAGCAGTGGTCACAGATCTGAGCTAATGACCATCAAGATTCTGTGATGAAGTGATTTTGTTTGGTCAACCAGAACaaatgcagattaaaaaaaaatacatcaactgTAATGTGTATGTCCGTTATGTATATTTCACAGAACATGCCACATCATGCGATGTTCTTGTTTGTGCTTGTTATCCTCCACTCTGGAGTGAGTCCAGATAAACATGCCCCTATTACCTCATGCATGCCCATGTTAATCCACCGCTGCAGATAATTTGATATGCCTATCCTTGGCCTCAAACTAGAACCAGCATTGACTGGGCCAGGTAGTATGAGATGGTGCTTCAACAAGGAAGTAGGTCAGAGCTCAAGGCCTCTGCCTGCCCATTGCTTACTCATTTTATATAGGCCACCTCTAATGTTGTAAATGTGAATGCGATCATCAAGAAACAGCAGATTGATGTAGCACATAGGTCATTTGATTGTGATGTTTTTCCTATGTTGTTACCTTTTGGTGACTCCACTTTTTCATACTGGCTACTGCCATGCGCATGTCCACTCTTGATGGCTTTGGCCTTGAACATTTTTATAGGCTGTTAGACTCTCTTTAATCCATTGACACAATCTTTATAAGCTTGGCATGTAAACATATGGCAAATATATGTGAATGTTTCACTAGTAGATAACAGATTTTTATATCattgcattttcaatttcattattacttttatttttgtcaggGCTGTTCCTGTTTCTAAACAGTACTTTTTAACCTGACAGTATAGTTACAATGGCAATATTTCCTGGAACACTATATATAGTACATCAGATGTCTGAGTGCCAGACTATTTGTGTGTATTGACCTAAACTGCAGAGACATGCTTACGAGGGTTCAGATAATTGTCATCTGAATAATACCATTACCTTTCAGTGACAGCATCACCAAGGAATGCAGTTTTCTATGCTCAAAACAGTGTTGGAGCACAAGATAAGCATCTGTGGAGAAACAACCACCCTAAACCTGAAGTTATAGTTTTTTTCCATACAGTGTTCTTGTAAATATAGATAATGCCCTACTCAAACAACAGATAGGCGCTAGTGGCTTCCTGAGTGTTACAGGAAATTCTATCAGCTGGATCTTGTTAATGGTTACGGTTAGTCGTAAGTACAGAGCGGAAGTTGTTGGGaaattcaaacatttaataGCCTTTGAATATTGCCTCTATTGCCGTGTTACTGTAACACTCTGTCAAGTGGAAATAGGTCAGGTGAGCACAGGCAGACACTTAGTCAATGATTTAGTGATGATTCTGGGATTGTTGTCTTAATATAAGTCTCAGTAGCTGGTTTATCCAAACATAACTAGCTGCTTTTGGATACTTTCATATCCTAAGTGTTTATATCTAAGAATATAACAGGATGTCTGTATTATGGTTGGATACCTGCTGAAGTGTCTGGAGTAAAGAAAGCAACAAGCTACAGCTGAAATTAACCCGCCACCTTTTAACTTTCGCTTCACTCGGGTAATGCAGTCAAGCCTAATGACAGAGTAGACATTGAGCTGAAGCCGCAGTTCacgtttttctttttccttctgaCCTTTACCCCAATTACTCAGGTGACACGAAAGAGAAATAGTCCAAATATGAGTCAAGGGTTACTGACAGGTTCAAATAAAGTAGGACAAACGACTCCATCAGGAATCTTAAGGATGcactgaaaataatatttattttaatattgtgcagccagtttttttttcaaatatttgacttCTTTCAAcatagtttttaacattttgagtgaGATTAAGGGAGAGTCTTTATGTTGTTCCTCTACCTCCTTGATTAGATTCATTGCCTCAAGGGAGACATAGCAAACGCACCACTCCTAGATCAGGCCAGATGGGCCAGTCTGAGCACCTCACAAGTATTTTAATGTCCGTCTCACAAacagagctgttttttttttttttgaaaaagtctCTGCACCTTCCTCACCTCCCAGAACAAATCCCAACAAGAAAGGATTTTGATATTGGATAATGTTTGTCAGTGGAAGATTTTAAGGGatgggcctttttttttttttttcttcaacatgtTACTGcctgtgttttgctttttgtgtgtgtgtgtgtgtgcgcatgtgcaTGAGGAGAGATTGTGTACGCTCGACTCTTTCATGCCTGTTTGAATCTGGGGGAGTGGTTGAGTTTGACGTCACCCACTACGGAGTGTCACACCATTCTCGGCACAAAGTGGCTTCCTCTTTGCCAGCACATTCATATAACAACACAGCAACAGTTTTTTCTGGCAGGATGTGGTACAGAACCGTAGCTTAACTACCACAAAAACTCATTTTGTACCACACATTTAGAACATTAAGGGGACTATAAAACTTGtttttgggttagggttagtgttttattattttggtgggggtttttttttggtttttttttaacttcccAGCATTGATGGAGTGAGGCCAGTGAATATAACTTCTAGAGAATAAAGCgtttggattatttttttttcttttaaaaaaaggaaatgccTACTGTCAGTAGGTATATGAGTTTTCGTTCATCAAAGAGATTTAAATTTACCAGGTAAGgtggtttttgttgttgttgttttttaagcaGCTGTGATAAGTCAAggttgtttgggttttttttgttgttgtttgtttcaggattttttttcactggGGATTTACTCTGACACTaagttttgtcttgtgttatgaTTTAGTCTCTTTTATTGAATTTGTGGCACATTTCTTCTCTGGCTGTAGTGAATCCTGCAACCTTTCCttttaatgtttgtcttttacagTCTATTGAAAGGGCATACTCAGAGAGGCTTGTCAGTTTTAGAATATGAGCCCTACGTCGCTCAGCTCGTAAACAGGCTAGTAGGTGTAATTATACAGCCGCAGTCAGAGCTCTGACGCAACTGCTATCAATATAGCGTTCTGATCTGGAAAAGAACAACCTTGTCCAACACATCATAAAGATAAGCCCTTTTTGTCTGTGAAATGTCAATCCAGTCACAACATAGCCGTAACTTTTCGTAGAAATGGAGCGATTTCGTCAATGAATAAGACCTAATATGGTGATTTTGAACTCGAAGCAACCAAATGGTCGATGTGAAGTCTGATATGTGCTGCTAAAATGCAGAGAACTTGAGCTATCAGTCTGTCTCTGGTTGTTCTGTGGTGCTAGATGATAACACTCAGCAGAATACAGGAGATAGTGACAGGCGTCTTTGCAGAGACGCTTAAAGATGTGGGAGAAATTGGTTGATGTTGACGTcttctggttttattttaatcttctgATCAGTAGCCTTTCTCTATGAATCATCTGTGATCTTACTGTGAAATTTCTGCTGTAGAGTCGTGCTATTTTTGAATGTGCAGAGGTTGACGAGCTTTATCAGTAGGTGTCTTGGGTCCGTGTATCAAGTTGATCTCTTTGCAAGAACTCAAAACTCATTTCTACGTGCTTATTGTGTATGCACATGAAAgtgattctgttttttttgcatgttgctAAAGTCCTGCTTCTTTTCCGATGTCCAGCAACTACCCAGTAGAGAGCAGTGGTGGCGGGCTGCCAGCCAAAGTGAAGAAAAGCAGGAGCAGTTTAAGCAATGGCAGCATCAAGAAGCTGGAGACCAGGAAAGCCTTGAGCCTGGAGGCTGCCGAGCTCGAGATCCAGCAACAGCAAAAAACCCTCACCAGACAAGTAGCCATCAGGTAAGACTCACAAGTCTTTCACAAGTCACAAGATGTCTGCAGGATGTGGAAAAGGCCtcaaaatatctaaaatatttcTTGATAAGCCGTTTCCCTGTGACTATCAGCTCAATTACACAGATCTATACCTGCTGAGAGATTATATGACTTTCACATATATTTCAGGTTGTAAAACTGTTCCATTTTAAATCTAAAATCTAATGAAACCTGCAGACTGTTTAaaagttttaatagatggaataaaaaaatattccacAGTCTAGAAATGcgtaaaatgaaacatttgatGTAGAGGAGACTCGCAGCTATTCTGAACACGCATCACAAGACCTGAACCAGCTGTCAGCTGTTGTTAAGTCGTGAAACACTCATGACTGCACCGCAGTTGTAGACTGACTGTCCTCTCACATGATTCAGATGTTTGAAATAGATTAGTGATTTTTATTAGTGTGAAGagaatttttttctctcttctgctgCCTACATGGCAGAGTGATCACCAAACCACTTTTAGCCATATAATCTAACCAATCTTTAGTGAAGTAGGGAAAAAAGATAGAttggtcagtgtgaacacactCTCCTACGTTACTTAAGCAACTCTGTGATGCAAACATGAGAAAACAGCCACCAGTTACATTTTAGGTTAAAATCACCTTTGATTAACTTTAGACTATGCAGTGACGCCatctttattgctttttaaGGATAAGGTATCTGAGTCGTATGATGCTTTCAAGTTAAATAATGTGTACCTCTGTTGTCGACATAAGTACATATATGTCAGGAAACTACATTTTTGACCGCTGGCTGGTGCGTTGTTTACTTTTAAACAGCAACATAACTCGTTTTCTCATGTTATTGAAGCTCTGCCTATTTCTAACAGTCGTAGTAGGTTTGAAAATACATACACAGTATAGTGTTGCAGTTTGCAGTCCAGTTGTATTTTCTCACAGACACTGAAACCACAGActtccttttctgtttctgcaggtcACAGACCTTTGAGGTTGACAGCAAAGGTTTTGAGAGGACGGAGGGCACTGGCACACAAAGCGTAAGTCCACCTTAactttaatttatgtatttgaGGAAATAAAATGGTCTCTTCAGGTGTaagaacaaacatttttgatattttcagtACACCATACTATTGATTTTTGTCTTAAGTGAATGTTTATGTGGCCTCAAACTACTCACTCATTTGTGCTCTCGAGCCAACACAGTCCAGTACTGTCTACTTATCATTTGAAGTGTCCTGTTTCTTGATTTACATTCCTATGTGcaattttctcttctctcttctagAGTTTCATAAAGCACAACAAGACATTCCACAAGTTGTTTCCAGACATTCCCGAGAGCGAAGACTTAATACACGGTAGGTagacagaaatgaaagagaaagaatgacTTGATCAAttaaagaaatgtataaaaCTAAAAGTGTGTGTGCTCCCCCTCCTTTTGTAGCATACATCTGTGCCCTGCAGAAGGAAGTGCCCTACCATGGTCGGCTGTACATCACTGACAGCAACGCCTGTTTCTACTCCTCAGTTCTGCTCAAGGACACTAAGGTAGCTCAGCCTTGCTCCTCATTCCATCTGGCTttgatttttactttaaaatctTAACATCCATTCCTAAATTTGTTGacatcagtattttttatttattataaatactttttttgtcataattttaatcttggaaaaaataaaatattttctgtgtggCTGTGTGCTCTCGCAGGTAGTGATTCCAGTTTCCTGCATCCGCATAGTGAAGAAGCAGAACACAGCTTTGCTCGTACCCAATGCCTTGTCAATCCGGACCACAGAAGGAGAAAAGGTAAGTTTCTCACCTCCAGCCCCACACAACCCCATcttaataaatatttgataaGCCCATACAATCGGGAGCCTTGTTGGACCACATTGAACTTTGCCTTACAGTACATATAATCTGATCACTGACTGCGTGTATTTTATGGTGGctaatattctgttttttttttcttttccctcttatTGTTCAGTACCTGTTTGTGTCGTTGCGGAACAGAGAATCATGTTATCAACTGCTGCGTTCAGTATCTCCTCAGTTAGAGGTGAGTGGTTCAGGTCAAATGTTAAAGGTTCTCAGATATGCACTGTGTCTGTTGTCTGACTGACTTCCTAATAAGCACATCAGCTAATAGGCAAAAAATTAGTTTTTGATACATACAAGctaaatatttctttctgttaCAGGACACCAGCCCAAATAGTAGCCCTGTCTTCTCCTCAGCTGAGAACAGCTTTGACAAGAGCAAACTTGTGGTAAGagtcttcttcttctatatTGCTGAGTGACTCATCTATATGCACAGAATTGTGCATATAGATGAGTTATGAGATGCACCTGCTATTTGGACAAGTTAACAAAAACTTCAAACCTAGTAAGTAATTTCTGACTGTATTCCTTTGTCTCTTGTCTTGACAGAACTCCAGTCAGTCCAGTCTGGACGACAGCTTTGACCAGTTTGATGGCTCTGAGTCACAGTTATTACAGGACCAGCCTCTGCACAGACCACTCAGAGGTGAGAGGTCAACACCAGTcccttttattttatgtttacatgctaGGTAATACAAGTAGTATAAAAATATTACCTGTACCTAGAATGATCATGCGTGGTAAAGAAATGTTAAGAGGAAATTCAAATTTTAAGTTACTCTTGATGTATTGTAGCCTCTATTGGGATGTTTATTTCAGTGGAAAGAAATCCTAATCATCAGCTGTTGACAGTTGTTGTTTTGGTGCTGTTATCTCTTTTTCCCAGTTCTGTTCCAGGCAACTGACACATAGAGTCCAAGGTCTAATAGCAGTCTAACAttgatttcttttctctctctctctctcttcattcctcCTTCAGAGGCAGTGCCTAATGGAAATGACTCCACTTTCAGGAGCACGCACATGCAGCAGAGTGATAGTTCGTCTTCTGAGGAACTGTCAGTATCAggtaataaaacacacacccacacagttgTTCGGCAGTTAACAGAAGTCAATAGCAAAGGAGaactggctgtgattggctagTTTAATTAGCAAAGCACCTGGTAGACTACTGACTTTCATTTTAAGCACTTTAGGGGCCTGCGGTGTAAAGTGTCTTATGATCCATACACAGATACAAATTTAGAAAGTGTTAGTTGGAAAATGTCTGTTTGAAAGCTTGTAAAAATGCAGAGTAATccaccatttcttttttttaatcatcatggttttcataattttgagatcatttttctgttttctctcagctTCATTTTGCATCTCACTCTCTTCAAATGTTGACAAAATATGCATGATACTGtagacaaataaaacacattgaggggggaaaaaaacaagggtACAAATTACCAACATGACATTGATATTTATGCTATCCCCACATTTCCTTTCCCTGCTTCAGGTGGATCGTGGGTTTGGAATGTGACTGAGAAGGCCAAGTCCCTGCTGGTTCAGAGAGAGGCCAGCACCCTCAACACCCTACTCTTCATTTACTTGATATTGTAAGTAGCGCTTCCTTTCTGGTCTGTTCtgtcttctcctccctcccaccctcccct is a window of Thunnus thynnus chromosome 8, fThuThy2.1, whole genome shotgun sequence DNA encoding:
- the si:zfos-943e10.1 gene encoding GRAM domain-containing protein 2B isoform X1, which gives rise to MEKGKSLLNRQGAVADSYCSEDLGSNYPVESSGGGLPAKVKKSRSSLSNGSIKKLETRKALSLEAAELEIQQQQKTLTRQVAIRSQTFEVDSKGFERTEGTGTQSSFIKHNKTFHKLFPDIPESEDLIHAYICALQKEVPYHGRLYITDSNACFYSSVLLKDTKVVIPVSCIRIVKKQNTALLVPNALSIRTTEGEKYLFVSLRNRESCYQLLRSVSPQLEDTSPNSSPVFSSAENSFDKSKLVNSSQSSLDDSFDQFDGSESQLLQDQPLHRPLREAVPNGNDSTFRSTHMQQSDSSSSEELSVSGGSWVWNVTEKAKSLLVQREASTLNTLLFIYLILIVLLLLSSGYIGLRIVALEEQLTSLGALPEFTLQSGYHKDT
- the si:zfos-943e10.1 gene encoding GRAM domain-containing protein 2B isoform X3, yielding MLENKRERLKTFLRKIDEKAIVRIKHFMKESNYPVESSGGGLPAKVKKSRSSLSNGSIKKLETRKALSLEAAELEIQQQQKTLTRQVAIRSQTFEVDSKGFERTEGTGTQSSFIKHNKTFHKLFPDIPESEDLIHAYICALQKEVPYHGRLYITDSNACFYSSVLLKDTKVVIPVSCIRIVKKQNTALLVPNALSIRTTEGEKYLFVSLRNRESCYQLLRSVSPQLEDTSPNSSPVFSSAENSFDKSKLVNSSQSSLDDSFDQFDGSESQLLQDQPLHRPLREAVPNGNDSTFRSTHMQQSDSSSSEELSVSGGSWVWNVTEKAKSLLVQREASTLNTLLFIYLILIVLLLLSSGYIGLRIVALEEQLTSLGALPEFTLQSGYHKDT
- the si:zfos-943e10.1 gene encoding GRAM domain-containing protein 2B isoform X2, with the translated sequence MPTVSRYMSFRSSKRFKFTSNYPVESSGGGLPAKVKKSRSSLSNGSIKKLETRKALSLEAAELEIQQQQKTLTRQVAIRSQTFEVDSKGFERTEGTGTQSSFIKHNKTFHKLFPDIPESEDLIHAYICALQKEVPYHGRLYITDSNACFYSSVLLKDTKVVIPVSCIRIVKKQNTALLVPNALSIRTTEGEKYLFVSLRNRESCYQLLRSVSPQLEDTSPNSSPVFSSAENSFDKSKLVNSSQSSLDDSFDQFDGSESQLLQDQPLHRPLREAVPNGNDSTFRSTHMQQSDSSSSEELSVSGGSWVWNVTEKAKSLLVQREASTLNTLLFIYLILIVLLLLSSGYIGLRIVALEEQLTSLGALPEFTLQSGYHKDT